Proteins encoded within one genomic window of Microbacterium sp. zg-B185:
- a CDS encoding glycosyltransferase codes for MHVVMFGDQHVESLGGAQVSMRLQRRFLERAGHTVSIVAPRMHGPRAGIADDAYIDTPSIPLTVDREYSMSWPGRRTDRFVDAALSGRPPVDVVHVQGDFWGAFIGHRFAARHGLPVVHTMHNRVDVGIEATAPFPGVVLRSLNAWQRRVLAPVGRGAAAERDRTAASTGLDGWAYLRRFAARSQAVTAPSSHFARRLEQHGVTPGLGAVPGVDVVWNGIDDDVLDAALASEPARRAAGRPRLVWLGRMSPEKRLLPFLEAVAEAGIEAEVEIIGGGGQEGAARRLVQRLTPTASVVFAGRLPYVQTLHRIAAADAVVQTSIGFETQGMTVFEAAALGTPAVVSDPDIAAELGSGLWAVPDASSAALAATLRTAVTQIASGHGPIPDGSVRDRFRQSSRTAAMVEVYRRARA; via the coding sequence ATGCACGTCGTGATGTTCGGCGATCAGCACGTCGAATCCCTCGGCGGGGCGCAGGTCTCGATGCGGTTGCAGCGGCGCTTCCTGGAGCGTGCCGGCCACACCGTGAGCATCGTGGCGCCGCGGATGCACGGCCCCCGCGCCGGCATCGCGGACGACGCCTACATCGATACACCCTCGATCCCGCTCACGGTCGATCGCGAATACTCGATGTCCTGGCCCGGGCGCCGCACGGACCGGTTCGTCGACGCCGCCCTGTCCGGTCGCCCGCCGGTGGACGTGGTGCACGTCCAGGGTGACTTCTGGGGCGCATTCATCGGCCACCGCTTCGCGGCGCGGCACGGACTGCCGGTGGTGCACACCATGCACAACCGCGTGGACGTCGGGATCGAGGCCACCGCGCCGTTCCCGGGTGTGGTGCTGCGGAGCCTGAACGCGTGGCAGCGGCGCGTACTCGCGCCGGTCGGGCGCGGCGCTGCGGCCGAGCGCGACCGGACCGCAGCGAGCACCGGGCTGGACGGCTGGGCGTACCTGCGCCGCTTCGCCGCGCGGTCGCAGGCGGTCACGGCGCCGTCATCGCATTTCGCGCGGCGGCTGGAGCAGCACGGCGTGACTCCCGGCCTCGGGGCCGTGCCCGGAGTCGATGTCGTGTGGAACGGGATCGACGACGACGTGCTGGATGCCGCGCTCGCCTCCGAACCGGCCCGGCGGGCCGCGGGGCGACCGCGCCTGGTCTGGCTCGGGCGGATGAGCCCCGAGAAGCGTCTGCTGCCGTTCCTGGAGGCCGTTGCCGAGGCCGGGATCGAGGCGGAGGTGGAGATCATCGGCGGCGGGGGGCAGGAGGGTGCGGCGCGCAGGCTGGTGCAGCGGCTCACGCCCACGGCATCCGTCGTGTTCGCCGGTCGGCTGCCGTACGTCCAGACCCTGCACCGCATCGCCGCGGCCGACGCGGTCGTGCAGACCTCGATCGGCTTCGAGACGCAGGGCATGACGGTGTTCGAGGCCGCAGCGCTGGGCACGCCCGCGGTGGTCAGCGACCCGGATATCGCCGCCGAGCTGGGATCGGGCCTCTGGGCGGTGCCGGATGCCTCATCCGCGGCGCTGGCGGCAACCCTGCGCACCGCGGTCACACAGATCGCGAGCGGGCACGGCCCGATTCCGGACGGCTCTGTGCGGGACAGATTCCGGCAGTCGTCGCGCACCGCGGCGATGGTCGAGGTCTACCGGCGCGCTCGGGCCTGA
- a CDS encoding glycosyltransferase, with amino-acid sequence MTPSETPDDPRADGPDTRRPLAVLIGADTFAPHVNGAARFAERLAAGLVSRGHEVHVMAPSATHWTRGTSTEIIEGEPMTVHRLPSWRWYPHDWLTFVLPWMSKHHARRVLDEVKPDVVHIQSHIVIGRGLSREARKRGIPIIATNHVMAENVLDHTTLPKALNDVMVKLAWADAKRTFGMTRAVTTPTRRAADFLESTIDIHGVIPISCGIDRSNYVPDLTPRDANRILFVGRLTTEKHIDVLLRAAAQLDAGLDVHVDLVGEGDQRKNLEQLAHSLGLDARVRFHGHAPEEELRALYSHASVFAIASIAELQSIATMEAMASGLPIVAANAVALPHLVHDGVNGYLFEPGNVQEMSARLADVLTAAPEERLRMQRASLDGVVIHDINRTLDTFEALYRGDPIPE; translated from the coding sequence GTGACCCCGTCCGAGACGCCCGACGATCCCCGCGCCGACGGGCCGGACACCCGCCGACCCCTCGCGGTCCTGATCGGCGCCGACACGTTCGCTCCGCACGTCAACGGCGCAGCGCGGTTCGCCGAGCGCCTCGCCGCCGGCCTGGTCTCGCGCGGGCACGAGGTGCACGTCATGGCGCCCAGTGCCACGCACTGGACGCGCGGAACCTCGACCGAGATCATCGAGGGCGAGCCGATGACCGTGCACCGACTGCCGTCGTGGCGCTGGTATCCGCACGACTGGCTCACCTTCGTGCTGCCGTGGATGTCCAAGCACCACGCCCGACGCGTGCTGGACGAGGTCAAGCCCGACGTCGTGCACATCCAGTCGCACATCGTGATCGGCCGCGGGCTGTCCCGCGAGGCGCGCAAGCGCGGCATCCCCATCATCGCCACCAACCACGTGATGGCCGAGAACGTCCTGGATCACACCACCCTGCCGAAGGCCTTGAACGACGTGATGGTCAAACTCGCGTGGGCGGACGCGAAGCGCACCTTCGGCATGACCCGCGCGGTGACCACACCCACTCGCCGGGCGGCGGATTTCCTGGAGTCGACCATCGACATCCACGGGGTCATCCCGATCAGCTGCGGCATCGATCGCTCCAACTACGTCCCCGACCTGACCCCGCGCGACGCCAACCGCATCCTGTTCGTCGGCCGGCTCACCACCGAGAAGCACATCGACGTCCTGCTCAGGGCAGCGGCACAGCTGGATGCTGGGCTGGACGTGCACGTGGATCTGGTCGGAGAGGGGGATCAGCGCAAGAACCTCGAGCAGCTCGCGCATTCCCTCGGCCTGGACGCGCGCGTCCGCTTCCACGGACACGCCCCCGAGGAGGAGCTGCGTGCGCTGTACAGTCACGCCAGCGTCTTCGCGATCGCCTCGATCGCCGAACTGCAGTCGATCGCGACCATGGAGGCGATGGCCTCCGGTCTGCCGATCGTGGCCGCCAACGCCGTGGCGCTGCCGCACCTGGTGCACGACGGCGTGAACGGGTACCTGTTCGAGCCGGGCAACGTCCAGGAGATGTCCGCGCGGCTCGCGGACGTGCTCACCGCAGCTCCCGAGGAGCGCCTGCGCATGCAGCGGGCCTCGCTCGACGGCGTCGTGATCCACGACATCAACCGCACACTCGACACGTTCGAGGCGCTGTACCGCGGCGACCCGATTCCGGAATAG